In Fusobacterium polymorphum, the following proteins share a genomic window:
- a CDS encoding plasmid mobilization protein translates to MYTKKKEFRINEEIERLLIARSTELNISSSEYIRQLIKADFTQKTLNTITDFKEDLKTTIKELNSIGNNLNQVARYTNKNKILTQENEIKIIEMVEKLVDIIKKIS, encoded by the coding sequence ATGTATACTAAGAAAAAAGAATTTAGAATTAACGAAGAAATTGAAAGATTACTAATAGCAAGAAGTACAGAATTAAATATATCATCTAGCGAGTATATAAGACAGCTAATTAAAGCAGATTTTACTCAAAAAACTTTAAATACTATTACAGATTTTAAAGAAGATTTAAAGACAACAATAAAAGAATTAAATAGCATAGGTAATAACTTAAATCAAGTGGCAAGATACACTAATAAAAATAAAATATTGACACAAGAAAATGAAATTAAAATAATAGAAATGGTTGAAAAATTAGTAGATATTATTAAAAAAATTTCTTAA